The stretch of DNA TCCTTTACAGAATTATGAGTTCGGTAAATCATTCTTGAAAGCAAAGTATaaatagtaaatgaataaaaagactgTTCTCTTAGTACAAATAGGTGAAAACAAAGATTGAAAAATTCAATTTCCTAGACATATGTTAAACTAATTGAAACTAGTAATTATACAGGTAAGAGATTGTTTAATTAAGAGTGATACAATCATTTAGcccaaacaataagaaaatgacttttaaaacttgttttcctACAAATATATCTGTATCTCTGAAGTTTTTTTactaacctttattatttttggtcCCAAAGGGAGGATTCATAATTACTGTATCAAATGACTTTGACATTCTGTTAGATAATGAGCGCACATCACATTGAACCATGTCAACATTTGTTAACTCAAACTCTTCCACATTCCTGTTAAATACTTCCAGTGCATCTTCATCTATGTCAAATCCAACACACAATCTATAAATACAGAACACACACAAAGAGTGACTAGCTCCTgaatcaaaacaacaaaattaaaaccatatGCCTTTTTTTAACCCAACTGGCAAAGTAAGAGTATTGCCTTTCGACAGCATGATTTCCCAACCTGGCAGGGGTTGGAAACTCAGGTGTGTATAAAAGGGAGGCATGTGATAGCCActattactgttttgttttactgttttgcTCATTGAAAATGTACTCAGTATCAGATTCTTGCTCCCTTCATCTCATACTGTAGAGTCCCATAAATATAATTCAGTTAATTctatttatgtttcttatttaagGCCACCCTATACCCAAATGTTAATATACAGGATCACCTACCCTGCTCCTAACATTGCAGTTCCGATGCTAAGAACTCCACAACCACATCCTAGATCTGCAACCACTTTATTTTCAATGTCATCATATGTATTATGGATTGTATAGAGCATACATGCTAAAAGATCAAAAAACATATTAGGGAATAAGAACAAGTTGATGACCAAAATCTAAGTCATGTAAATGACGAGTGCAATTTCTTGTCTTCCAATTATCCTCCCCCAAATGCTGTtccagattatttaaaaaaaaaaaaaaaaaaaaaaaaggtattctaTCTCAGTATGTAGTAAGAGGCCCCACAAAGAACAATAACACACACCAGTGGTTCCTGAAAACTGCTCTGGTGACAAGCCAAGAATgacaaaactttaaataaaatgagaaaaatacagttaaaatgttttttcctcaGCTTGTTCAAACCAttgtcacacacacatatacatcagTTCTTTgatgttgaaatatttttgcaaGGATAGTAAGAggaaataggttttaaaaatacctttcctTGTCAAAATATAAACTTGGCAACTCTGTATCAGTCTcccaaaattgttttgaaattttacgGATCTGTGAAATCTGGGAACCACTAATGTTGAACAAGCTTTAACATTAAAATGGCCCAGAACTTTCTGGCAACAAGTTTGTCACAACATGGGTACCCTAAGTGCAAgctaaaatgggaaaagaaaagtcCTATATCCACAAAGAGCCTTTAGATACATACGCTTGATCCATCGATACATAAAATCTAATGAGAACTGATAAGAGAACTGAGGAGCAGAGAAGAAACTGCTGAGATCAAAAGGGATCTTTCAAATACACAAAGGTTAAGCATGAGTAAAACCCCTGATCTCTCCCTGTGGATTTGTGAACCAGCCAGAACTACGGGCCATCAAAAACacaattaggggtgcctggctggctgttggtgagaatgggactctccatctcagagttgtgagtttggaCCCCAGTTGggtctagagattacttaaaaatagtcttaaaaaaaatccacacacttAGAGGGCTATCTCTGACTGCTGTTCTAATTACTGCAGCAGGTGTTAGCGACTCTGAAGCTGGTATCTCAAAAAATCAGCACATCCATGGGCATGTTACATCCTGGCTATGAACAatggattgttttttgtttttgtttttgttttttttttaattagacttCACTAAGAAACCCTACAGCCAGAATACACTAAAGAAGTCATCTAAACTAAGAAAACAGGACTTAACCCAGACACAGTTTTGTGCCAATTTTTGGTTGGAATTATGACAATATGTTGTTTAGTGCAGGTTTATGTGTATTTTCCTTGATTTCCATTGGCTGCTTAGAAGTAGTTgaagctgggcagcccaggtggctcagcggtttagtgccaccttcggtccagggcatgatcctggggacccgggattgagtcccacatcgggctcccagcatggggcctgcttctccccatgtctgtgtctctgccccccccccccccgcgctgtgtgtctccatgaataaataaaataaatctttaaaaaaaaaattgtattaagaAATAGTTGAAGCCAGGACGGATCCCAAATTCATTGTCCTAAGACTCCACAACGACTTTGGTAATACGTTTACGAGCTATGAAGGGTTTTTCCTGTGTTGTCTCCTGTACTCCCAGTATCAGTTTCTTGCATGAAGCAACACTGATGATTCTCAGATCATTAAAAACTGAAACGCATTTGTTAAACGCGGTCCTTTGGCTACCAACTCTAGTTAATTCatgctgggggcggggtggggtggggaatagCATAGAAAGCCTTGCCCTGGCAATTCGTTGCAATGGAAAATTGATCTGTATTTAGCAAACCAATACTGAGCTCCTAACTGGTAGCAGGAACTCTTCTGGACAAGATGGAATTGTGTCAACACCACCAACAAATTCTTCTGCTCTCAAGGAGTTGATAGTGCAATGACAGAAACAAACATTAAAACGCTGACAGCTTTAAGAGGGATGCAGAAAACCGAGCAGTGGAATAAcaaagtgggggaggggatgcTGTCTTTAGCGGCGGCGTCGAGGAAGTCCTCTCCGACGTCAGAGGTCATCTCAGAGCAGAATTCCTCCAGACGTTCTTTGTattcaaataattgttttattttcattacgGAGTAAGCAGACAGGACGAACCCGGGGAAGCAAAGACGGGGTCCCCAGCCGCCCTACCTGCAATGTGCGGCCTGGTTGGATACTGTTCTAGAAGCAGCTTGGGCTTTTCGAATCCATCCACTTGTTGCAGGCGACTTTCTAGTTCCTTaagctttaatttcttcattgttttcaaaGTGTGAGTTCGCAGGACTTAATGGCACTGGATCTGCAGAGAAACCCAATGAACCTGCATCTGGCATTTTCtgcaccgccccccaccccgcacccctacccccaccccgttTCCCGGCTGGGGGGGCAGCGAGCCGACGGCACACCTAGCCCAGGCGGGTGCCTGCTTTCCTCCCAGCTCCGGCAGCAGGCGGAGTCCCCCGCCAGCCTCCGACCCGCCTCCAGGGTCCCCCGCGCCGACCTCGCGCTTCCCCGATGCCCGCACAGGCGCCCGCCCAGGACCCGGAGGTCGACGCACGACTCCTCGCGCAGCGTCCGGGCTCCGGAGGACGCCGCCCGCGCCAGGAGCGGGGCCGGAAGCGCTGCCACGCACGCGCGCCCCTCTCCGCCGCGCAGCAGCCCCGCGCCGAGCTGCAACCGCGGCCCCGCGCTCGGGTTCCGCCGGCGCCCGCGGAGCGTCATCCGCCCGGGTCGCCGCCGCGTCTGCGCGACCGGTGGCGCCTCCCTTGTAGCAGCGACGGAAACGGCCCGCCCTGCGGGTCACAGGGCCCAGACCCGCTAGCACCTGCAGGCCCTGGAAGgatgggggaagaaaagaggtgACAACGAGGGTAAAAGTCGCGGCCACTTGAGGTGAACGGCTGGTGCGGCCCTTTCTGTGTCCGGCCTCACGAGGCCCCTCTCAGGGAGTGACCTTCTCCTCTCACCTTCGTCAAGAAACACTTCTACTACCCCATCTTCTAAACCCAAttcaaatggctttttaaaaatttttaaaaagattttatttatttattcatgacagacagagaggcagagacacaggcagagggagaagcaggctccatgcagggagaccgacgcgggacttgatcccgggactccggggtcacgccctgggccgatggcggcgctaaaccgctgggctgcCCATAGGCAGGCGTTTAAGTTACACGAAAGCtaggggtgtctaggtggctcagcctgttaggCGTGGGACTCCTggtctctgctcaggtcatgatttcagagtcctgggatcggccCCCCAGGGCAGGCTCCacggtcagtggggagtctgcttgagattctctccccctcccaccgccccccccccccctacgCGGGGACGTGCCCaagttctctctctaaaataaaatccctttaaaaaataacatacaagGAGGATATTGGAAGGAGTTAGGATCCTGTGCCTAAGTAGAAAGATTGCCTTTAATCTGGAGAAGGGATGTTTTCCATtcttacaggaagaaaacaaggaatgATGGGACAAGGATCAACTACAAAAAGCAGTGTCTGAAATCCAAAGTTAcctgttatgaagattaaatgagttaatgcatatAAAGGTCTTACTGCATAGAGCACATAATGTTGTCACATAACaaatgcccaataaatgttagttgttgttgttggtggtggtggtggtggtggtctctGTTGAGGAGGAGGTGGCTGGAGTAAGGAGATGGAGCCATATGGACGATGGAAACTAGCCAGGTTTACTGAAGGATAGTGAATTCGTCTGGAGTTGAAGgcaatttttttctatcttttttaagataaagatttatttagagataaTTATAAATCCATATGtaactataaaaaaatagtgTATCTTTTCCCCAGTTTCCCCCAATAATTGCATTCTGCAAAACTCTAGTATAATATCACACCTAGAATATTGACACTGATACAGGGAAGATAAGCATTTCCATCACCACGAATATCCATGATATTACACTTTTGTAGCCATACCTACCTAATTCATTCTAGCCCTGACTCCCTCCCTAACCTCCATCAGCTACTAATCTGTTCTGCATTTCTAGAATCTTATCATTTcaagaacttcatataaatggaggcATACAGTATGTAAACTTTTgggaatggcttttttttttcactcaccaTAATTTTCTGGACATCCTTCTAAGTTGTGTATATTAAcaatctgttcctttttattgctatgGCATGGATGTGCTAGATTTATTTGAACATTCACCCACTGAAGAACATCTGGGTTGCTTCAAATTTTTGTCTATTACAAATTAAGCATGTAcagtttttgtatgaacataagttttaatttctctgggaTAATTTAATTGCCCAGAAGCACAATacctgggtcatatggtaaatctatgtttagttttttttttttttaacattttatttattcattcacgagacacacacacacacacacacacacacacacagaggcagagacacaggcagagggagaagcaggatccacgctgggagcctgatgtgggactggatcccgggaccccggatcacggcctgggctgaagacggcgctaaaccgctgagccacctgggctgccctagtcagtttttttgtttgtttttttttttttttttaaagaaactccaAGCTTGTCCATAGTGGCtacactgttttctttctttcttttttttttttttttttttgctacagtTTTCAATTCCCATCAGTCACATATGAGTGACCCAGTTTCTCTGTACCTAGTGAACATTTAGTGTTGccacaatttttcattttagctattcaGATAGGTGTGTAGATGGCTCATTGAAGTTTTCATTTGCATATccttgatggctaatgatgttaaacactttttcatgtgcttatttgccatctgtatatcctttttgctgaaatatctgttcatttcttttgcctattttctaattgaatttttttactgttgagtttttgAGATATCTTAATATATTCTAATTACTAGTCATCAGATATgtggtttccaaatattttctctcagtctgcagcttgtcttttcatcctcttaaccATCTTTTGCAGaataagttttcaattttgataaagtccagttTGTCAACTTTTCATAGATCAATCCTTTGACatcaagtctaagaactctttggCCCTAAAACTCAAAACTATTtgctcctatgttttctttgtaaagattttatagctttccatttgatttatttatttatttatttattttttattttcaatgacgcttttatctatttttttaatttttatttatttatgatagtcacagagagagagagagaggcagagacacaagcagagggaggagcaggctccatgcaccgggagcccgacgtgggactagatctcgggtctccaggatcacgtcctgggccaaaggcaggcgccaaaccgctgcaccacccagggatccctttccatttaatttttaatctgtaaatCCATATCAAATTGTTGTATAAAGTTTGAAGTTTTGGtggaggtttttttccccctatgaaTGCCCAATTTGCTATAGCACCATTCATTGAAAAGATTATACAGTCTCCATTATTGCTTTTGCACCTTAGTCAAAAATCAGTTGAGTCTGGAtcaatttctggattttttacTCTGTTCTATCAGCTTGTATGTCTATACATCCTCCattaccacacagtcttgattactgaagctataaaataaatcttgaaattaggtcctccactttattctttttaaaaattgtgttggggtgggggtgcctgggtggctcagttggttaagtacctgactcttatcttagctcaggtcttgatctcagggtcatgagttcaagctccacagtggagtctacttaaaaaaaaatgtgttggggtgcctggctggctcagtcagtagaccatgTGGCTCTTAATCTTGAGGTcttgagtttgagctccac from Vulpes vulpes isolate BD-2025 chromosome 3, VulVul3, whole genome shotgun sequence encodes:
- the METTL5 gene encoding rRNA N(6)-adenosine-methyltransferase METTL5 isoform X3; this translates as MKKLKLKELESRLQQVDGFEKPKLLLEQYPTRPHIAACMLYTIHNTYDDIENKVVADLGCGCGVLSIGTAMLGAGLCVGFDIDEDALEVFNRNVEEFELTNVDMVQCDVRSLSNRMSKSFDTVIMNPPFGTKNNKGTDMAFLKTALEMARTAVYSLHKSSTRDSYDTTCQHHTNFIKRNPLILKWT
- the METTL5 gene encoding rRNA N(6)-adenosine-methyltransferase METTL5 isoform X2 → MKKLKLKELESRLQQVDGFEKPKLLLEQYPTRPHIAACMLYTIHNTYDDIENKVVADLGCGCGVLSIGTAMLGAGLCVGFDIDEDALEVFNRNVEEFELTNVDMVQCDVRSLSNRMSKSFDTVIMNPPFGTKNNKGTDMAFLKTALEMARTAVYSLHKSSTRDHIQKKATEWKIKIDIIAELRYDLPASYKFHKKKSVDIEVDLIRFSF
- the METTL5 gene encoding rRNA N(6)-adenosine-methyltransferase METTL5 isoform X4, encoding MKKLKLKELESRLQQVDGFEKPKLLLEQYPTRPHIAACMLYTIHNTYDDIENKVVADLGCGCGVLSIGTAMLGAGLCVGFDIDEDALEVFNRNVEEFELTNVDMVQCDVRSLSNRMSKSFDTVIMNPPFGTKNNKGTDMAFLKTALEMARTAVYSLHKSSTRDHIQKKATEWKIKIDIIAGAKMP
- the METTL5 gene encoding rRNA N(6)-adenosine-methyltransferase METTL5 isoform X1, whose translation is MKKLKLKELESRLQQVDGFEKPKLLLEQYPTRPHIAACMLYTIHNTYDDIENKVVADLGCGCGVLSIGTAMLGAGLCVGFDIDEDALEVFNRNVEEFELTNVDMVQCDVRSLSNRMSKSFDTVIMNPPFGTKNNKGTDMAFLKTALEMARTAVYSLHKSSTRDHIQKKATEWKIKIDIIAELRYDLPASYKFHKKKSVSLWILAYLHSVLKNFSISNYLQCYQLA